A single genomic interval of Babylonia areolata isolate BAREFJ2019XMU chromosome 26, ASM4173473v1, whole genome shotgun sequence harbors:
- the LOC143300625 gene encoding anti-sigma-I factor RsgI6-like produces MERGITPLLTMMVTMMMMTAMSMVEVFATADTELPNMLLNPSYEEEFPEFREDNPWEGGGVFTHERICTEAVHGRCSLRVADRQLSVNGAMQMVSGLKPGRGYALTGHIKLQNDKAGTFWQSAKASLRFVFLDSPDPPEFVLQAMVDNETVPEDEITRCKRTGEAQKQVAKLKPDRSAEISYTVAYRGFVTSQQGWVSINGDINAPMRKFADQVKFTVDGPDPEVDFLLDDLRLVEMPDMPDWRETARTETEKHRMGRMDLTFQLPPNVTAEDVDAEVKLKSHLFAFGAKVEPDCVVTHKAARYNEFLYNVFNWVTIGSYKWRMGQELPGPPDFSDAIDGTATARAHGLKVRAHSILWGVTKNVPEWVTELSPEELHSTVWNHIDYIVSLAKGKVEQVDVQNEYIHGHFYENKLQNPNFTMEVFKHVRTLMDPEVKLYLNDFMGVTTGAQTEDMVDIVTRFRRNGVPIDGIGIQAHTKDYVKPDPAMIWHRLNKFKNISDLDVMVTEFDLGHNDDVIRADWLEDAYESVLRPPGAEGGHSVGLLEHSTTLREQVHGLRR; encoded by the exons atggagagagggataaCGCCAttgttgacgatgatggtgacgatgatgatgatgacggcaatgAGTATGGTGGAAGTGTTCGCCACCGCTGACACtgag CTGCCCAACATGCTCCTGAACCCCAGCTACGAAGAGGAGTTCCCGGAGTTCAGAGAGGATAACCCCTGGGAGGGAGGAGGCGTGTTCACCCATGAACGGATCTGCACGGAAGCTGTACACGGTCGATGCTCACTTCGGGTGGCGGACAG gcAGCTGTCAGTGAACGGCGCTATGCAGATGGTGTCGGGCCTGAAGCCGGGACGTGGCTACGCTCTGACGGGCCACATCAAGCTGCAGAACGACAAGGCAGGCACCTTCTGGCAGTCCGCCAAGGCCAGCCTCCGCTTTGTCTTCCTCGACAGTCCCGATCCCCCCGAGTTCGTGCTGCAGGCGATGGTGGACAACGAAA cTGTTCCCGAAGATGAGATCACCAGGTGCAAACGTACTGGCGAAGCCCAGAAACAAGTTGCAA AGCTGAAACCGGACAGGTCCGCTGAAATCTCCTACACGGTGGCCTATCGAGGGTTTGTCACTTCACAACAGGGCTGGGTCTCCATCAACGGGGACATCAACGCTCCCATgagaa AATTCGCGGACCAGGTGAAGTTCACGGTGGACGGTCCGGACCCCGAGGTGGACTTCCTGCTGGACGACCTCAGGCTGGTGGAGATGCCGGACATGCCAGACTGGAGGGAGACGGcgcggacagagacggagaagcaCCGCATGGGTCGTATGGACTTGAC CTTTCAGCTTCCACCCAATGTGACGGCAGAAGACGTGGATGCGGAG GTCAAACTGAAGAGTCACCTGTTCGCGTTCGGCGCCAAAGTGGAGCCAGACTGCGTGGTGACGCACAAAGCCGCGCGCTACAACGAGTTCCTGTACAACGTCTTCAACTGGGTCACCATCGGCAGCTATAAATGGAGGATGGGTCAAGAACTCCCG gGACCCCCAGACTTCAGTGACGCCATAGATGGAACGGCGACAGCACGGGCACATGG tctGAAGGTGCGCGCGCACAGCATTCTATGGGGCGTGACGAAGAACGTGCCGGAGTGGGTGACGGAACTGTCGCCAGAGGAACTTCACTCCACAGTCTGGAACCACATTGACTACATCGTCAGCCTGGCCAAAGGAAA ggtggagcAGGTCGACGTGCAGAACGAGTACATCCACGGCCACTTCTACGAGAACAAGCTGCAGAACCCCAACTTCACCATGGAGGTTTTCAAGCACGTCAGGACCCTCATGGACCCGGAGGTCAAGCTCTACCTCAACGACTTCATGGGCGTCACCACTGGGGCTCAGACAGAG GATATGGTGGACATCGTGACAAGGTTCAGGAGGAACGGAGTTCCCATTGACGGCATAGGgatacaggcccacaccaaggaCTACGTGAAGCCTGACCCAGCCATGATCTGG CATCGCTTGAACAAATTCAAGAACATCTCTGACCTTGACGTCATGGTGACGGAATTCGACCTGGGCCACAACGATGACGTCATACGGGCTGACTGGCTGGAGGACGCCTATGAGAGCGTTCTTCGCCCACCCGGTGCTGAAGGGGGTCATTCAGTGGGGCTACTGGAACATTCGACAACGCTACGAGAACAAGTACATGGCCTACGGAGATAG